The following are encoded in a window of Cyanobacteria bacterium QS_8_64_29 genomic DNA:
- a CDS encoding PBS lyase, producing the protein MLAGPNAWGVPPMSDYLRQAVEAQQAGRTEQAVHCLQCASPEQASEAERNRALEAALQLLQAVEFQHQWAIAKVLPRFGTAVVAPAVALLEDERLDPETRWFAISVLGEFDDARAIRALAWVCQASEEAELVEAAAQALVRLGRSAVTALTALLQAESHRQLAVRSLAQLCHPASIEPLLGASEDADPAVRAMAIKALGQFRDLRIPPVLTAALADASATVRKQAVAGVASCAARGELSDGTAWLQARLDDCDLAVSQAAARELGRIGTDGAAQALTALLQSPAVPEPLQADAVRALGRIATSPALEGLEAAWPQAPSAVCQTAARELARFGGPLSQRATRVALAWLETEAAGKAAIRQQLALALGELDQAQAFEPLLVLAADPVPAVRWHAIAALGKLPNAAQRVRQYASDSPIHQQGRTNVLADWDG; encoded by the coding sequence ATGCTGGCAGGCCCCAACGCATGGGGAGTGCCGCCGATGAGCGATTACCTCCGACAAGCGGTTGAGGCCCAACAGGCGGGCCGTACCGAGCAGGCCGTGCACTGCCTGCAGTGCGCCTCGCCGGAGCAGGCGAGCGAGGCCGAGCGCAACCGGGCGCTGGAGGCCGCTTTACAGTTGCTGCAAGCGGTTGAGTTCCAACACCAATGGGCCATCGCCAAGGTCCTGCCGCGTTTCGGCACGGCCGTCGTGGCGCCGGCTGTTGCCCTGCTCGAGGACGAGCGCCTCGATCCCGAAACGCGCTGGTTCGCCATCAGCGTGCTGGGCGAGTTTGACGATGCGCGCGCCATTCGGGCACTGGCCTGGGTCTGCCAGGCCAGCGAGGAAGCCGAGCTGGTGGAAGCGGCAGCGCAAGCCCTGGTCCGATTGGGGCGATCCGCCGTGACGGCGCTAACGGCGCTGCTGCAGGCGGAATCCCACCGCCAGCTTGCCGTGCGCTCGCTAGCGCAGCTGTGCCACCCCGCCAGCATTGAACCCCTGCTGGGCGCAAGCGAAGATGCCGATCCGGCAGTGCGCGCGATGGCGATCAAAGCGCTGGGCCAGTTCCGCGATCTGCGCATTCCGCCCGTTTTAACCGCCGCCCTGGCCGATGCCAGCGCCACCGTTCGCAAGCAAGCGGTGGCGGGGGTGGCCTCATGCGCGGCCCGCGGCGAGCTCAGCGATGGTACGGCTTGGCTGCAAGCGCGGCTGGACGATTGCGACCTTGCAGTCAGCCAAGCGGCCGCTCGGGAACTCGGCAGAATCGGCACGGATGGCGCCGCGCAGGCTCTGACAGCCCTGCTGCAATCGCCCGCCGTGCCCGAGCCCTTGCAAGCCGATGCCGTCCGGGCCCTGGGTCGCATTGCCACCTCGCCCGCGCTGGAGGGGCTGGAAGCTGCTTGGCCGCAGGCACCGAGCGCTGTCTGTCAGACCGCGGCCCGCGAGCTCGCTCGCTTCGGCGGCCCGCTGAGCCAGCGGGCGACCCGAGTGGCGCTAGCGTGGCTGGAGACGGAGGCAGCCGGGAAAGCCGCGATCCGGCAGCAGCTGGCGCTGGCGCTGGGCGAGCTGGACCAAGCGCAGGCATTTGAACCGTTGCTGGTCTTAGCCGCCGATCCCGTGCCGGCGGTGCGATGGCATGCCATCGCCGCGCTGGGCAAGCTGCCTAACGCCGCTCAACGGGTGCGGCAGTACGCGAGCGACTCCCCCATCCACCAGCAAGGCCGGACCAACGTCCTGGCCGATTGGGACGGTTAG
- a CDS encoding serine protease, which translates to MQAFKPPQGRRQAVALAAASVLGALLAWLGVPAWQAAAAADGDGQRAPTPAELRRSFVTDAIDRVGPAVVRLDTERTVRRSAPNPFSEDPFFRRFFGDESFRQPQQEYRQRGQGSGFIIDSNGIVLTNAHVVSEADAVRVSLRDGRTFRGEVCGMDELSDLAVIKIDGEELPVAPLGNSSDVRVGDWAIALGNPLGLDNTVTLGIVSTLNRSSSQVGIPDKRLNFIQTDAAINPGNSGGPLLNERGEVIGINTAIRANAEGIGFAIPIDKAKAIQGKLARGEPVPHPYIGIRMIDLTPDVARRLNRDPNSLIEVPERNGVLVVRVMPGSPADEGGLKRGDVITRVAGERVESADRLQALVDSSELGRPLELRVWRDGQRQRLAVRPQQMRQANLP; encoded by the coding sequence ATGCAAGCATTCAAACCCCCGCAGGGCAGGCGGCAAGCGGTTGCGCTCGCCGCCGCCTCCGTATTGGGCGCGCTCCTGGCCTGGCTGGGCGTACCGGCCTGGCAAGCGGCGGCCGCAGCCGATGGGGATGGCCAACGGGCCCCCACCCCCGCCGAGCTGCGCCGAAGCTTTGTAACGGACGCTATTGATCGCGTGGGCCCGGCCGTGGTGCGGCTCGATACCGAGCGCACCGTGCGGCGAAGCGCGCCCAATCCCTTTTCTGAGGACCCGTTCTTCCGCCGCTTTTTTGGGGATGAGTCGTTCCGCCAGCCGCAGCAGGAGTACCGGCAGCGCGGCCAAGGATCGGGCTTTATTATCGATAGCAACGGCATCGTGCTGACCAACGCGCACGTAGTGAGCGAGGCCGATGCCGTGCGCGTCAGCTTGCGGGATGGGCGAACGTTTCGCGGCGAAGTCTGCGGCATGGACGAGCTCTCGGATTTGGCCGTTATTAAGATTGATGGCGAGGAGCTGCCCGTTGCCCCGCTGGGCAACTCCAGCGACGTCCGAGTGGGCGATTGGGCGATCGCGCTGGGTAATCCGCTGGGGCTAGACAACACGGTCACGCTGGGCATTGTCAGTACGCTCAATCGCTCCAGCTCGCAGGTAGGCATCCCGGACAAGCGCCTCAACTTCATCCAAACGGATGCCGCCATCAACCCGGGCAACTCCGGCGGTCCGCTGCTCAACGAGCGCGGCGAAGTCATCGGCATCAACACCGCCATCCGCGCCAATGCCGAAGGCATCGGTTTTGCCATTCCCATCGACAAGGCCAAGGCCATCCAAGGCAAGCTCGCGCGCGGCGAGCCCGTTCCCCACCCCTACATCGGCATCCGCATGATCGACCTCACGCCGGATGTGGCGCGGCGCCTCAACCGCGATCCCAACTCGCTGATTGAGGTCCCCGAGCGCAACGGCGTCCTGGTCGTCCGCGTCATGCCCGGGAGCCCGGCCGACGAGGGAGGCCTCAAGCGCGGCGATGTCATTACGCGCGTTGCGGGCGAGCGCGTCGAGAGCGCCGACCGCTTGCAGGCGCTGGTCGATAGCAGCGAACTCGGGCGCCCGCTCGAGCTCCGCGTGTGGCGCGACGGGCAACGCCAGCGGCTAGCCGTGCGGCCACAACAGATGCGGCAAGCCAATTTGCCCTAA
- a CDS encoding class I SAM-dependent RNA methyltransferase: MPLQPADLKQFQPGDALTVTVERFGNKYLGETSLGGKTVLVPAALPGETIRGEVLRNWERRLLLHPVEVLDPSPDRVEPQCRHFGTCAGCQFQHLAYERQLELKRSRLEAYFEGDEAVSPLPLRGVIGSPQPYGYRNNIKLHGPGEPGFWRVLGIDMVRNEHCPVCLPQVEAALQQQRQQGFGAWRDRGIDNVLIRGTSQGEVYVGPEQPGEGEVAWLSEELAHPLTGETYELAVPAHAFWQGSTPMIPYLVEQAIRPVQAFEPETLVEAYCGMGLFGLMGAPFARSVVGLEDNPLAVAAARYNRDAQGLAHYQIWQGQAERQLGNLLEGLPLARTSALVDPPRSGLPKKALKQLLRHPPQQLVYVSCNPESFARNVRQLCRQTYRLQDLVGLDLFPQTKHLECVGVLERTA, from the coding sequence ATGCCACTGCAACCCGCGGACCTGAAACAGTTCCAGCCTGGGGACGCGCTCACCGTGACGGTGGAGCGCTTTGGCAACAAGTATTTGGGCGAGACCTCCCTGGGCGGCAAAACCGTGCTGGTTCCAGCGGCCCTGCCCGGCGAGACGATCCGCGGCGAGGTGCTGCGCAACTGGGAGCGGCGGTTGCTGCTGCATCCGGTCGAGGTGCTGGATCCCAGCCCGGATCGGGTCGAGCCGCAGTGCCGGCACTTTGGTACCTGCGCCGGGTGCCAGTTCCAGCACCTAGCCTACGAGCGCCAGCTCGAGCTCAAGCGATCGCGCCTGGAAGCTTATTTTGAAGGCGACGAAGCAGTCTCGCCGCTGCCGCTGCGCGGCGTCATTGGCTCGCCCCAGCCCTACGGCTATCGCAACAACATCAAGCTGCACGGCCCTGGCGAGCCCGGCTTCTGGCGCGTGCTGGGCATCGATATGGTCCGCAACGAGCACTGCCCGGTTTGCCTGCCCCAGGTGGAGGCGGCCCTGCAGCAGCAGCGCCAGCAGGGCTTTGGGGCGTGGCGCGATCGCGGCATCGATAACGTTTTGATCCGGGGCACGAGTCAGGGCGAGGTCTATGTCGGCCCCGAGCAGCCCGGCGAGGGCGAAGTAGCGTGGTTGAGCGAGGAACTGGCGCACCCGCTCACAGGCGAGACCTACGAACTCGCGGTCCCGGCGCACGCCTTCTGGCAGGGCAGCACGCCCATGATTCCCTATTTGGTCGAGCAAGCGATCCGGCCAGTGCAGGCCTTTGAGCCCGAGACGCTGGTTGAGGCCTACTGCGGCATGGGCTTGTTCGGCTTGATGGGCGCTCCGTTTGCCCGCTCGGTAGTGGGGTTAGAAGACAACCCGCTTGCCGTGGCGGCAGCCCGCTACAACCGGGACGCGCAGGGCCTCGCCCACTACCAAATCTGGCAAGGGCAGGCCGAGCGCCAGTTGGGCAACTTGCTTGAGGGCCTCCCGCTGGCGCGTACTAGCGCCTTGGTCGATCCCCCGCGCAGCGGCCTGCCCAAAAAGGCGCTCAAGCAGCTGCTGCGCCATCCGCCCCAACAGCTGGTCTATGTCAGTTGCAACCCCGAGAGCTTTGCCCGCAACGTCCGGCAGTTGTGCCGCCAGACCTACCGCCTGCAAGATCTGGTGGGCTTGGACCTGTTCCCGCAAACCAAGCACTTGGAGTGCGTGGGCGTGCTAGAGCGCACCGCCTAG
- a CDS encoding FAD-dependent oxidoreductase: MKRTLPAVALLAGLGCHTAALAASPAPEPDKTVTCDVLAVGGGLAGVATAYEALRAGKTVCLTEMTDWLGGQISAQGTSALDERTTQRQRRVYPRGYLALRERIRDEYGELNPGECWVSKSCFLPRDGHQILRSQLRQAAQAGGGELKWFPSTVPKAVDRNDSGNLIQSLTAIRHQPAQGAPPLNSRPLSQNWRDWYRYQDSERFDKTVVRFVPPQPNRNWYVVDATATGQLVGLTDVPYRLGIDPRSYREPSSSSTSGDPYCTQGFTYTFAMQATAKPQSHDEPPFYPQHAPYYSYELERLADFDLVFTYRRLQSPKSGPETSFGGISFTEPTPGDISMQNWTWGNDYRPGTAQDNLIYTREQLQARGQLASDGWMGGLRVETLRKAEQHALGFFYWLVRGTTDSQLGEGVKQPHPNNRLLRGLDSPMGTQHGLSKFPYIREGRRIIGRPSLGHPNGFTIWETDISRQDYRSAYYREAISDATYRQLWTELAGRDAIAVIRGKRSIEAVERRDRARIYPDSVGIGHYAIDFHPCMASSPPEQAQKEREGTRQGSGQAYPFQIPLRATIPQELDNLLVAGKSIATSHRAAAAYRVHSIEWSVGAAVGTAAAFALENGVRPYQLVDDLPQPEPQLQALRRRLEANRNPVFFPGTSIFNQDWSKWR, translated from the coding sequence ATGAAGCGAACGCTGCCTGCCGTGGCGCTGCTAGCGGGGCTGGGATGCCATACGGCTGCCCTGGCCGCCAGCCCAGCGCCCGAGCCCGACAAAACCGTCACCTGCGACGTTCTGGCCGTCGGCGGCGGCCTGGCCGGGGTTGCCACGGCCTACGAAGCCTTGCGCGCCGGCAAAACCGTCTGCCTGACCGAGATGACCGACTGGCTGGGGGGCCAGATCTCGGCCCAGGGGACCTCGGCGCTGGATGAGCGCACCACCCAGCGCCAGCGGCGCGTCTACCCGCGCGGTTACCTGGCGCTGCGCGAGCGCATCCGGGACGAATACGGCGAGCTCAACCCTGGCGAGTGCTGGGTGAGCAAATCCTGCTTTTTGCCGCGCGACGGCCACCAAATCCTGCGATCGCAACTGCGGCAGGCAGCGCAAGCGGGCGGCGGCGAGCTCAAGTGGTTCCCCTCGACCGTACCCAAAGCCGTCGATCGCAATGACAGCGGCAACCTCATCCAGAGCCTGACTGCCATCCGCCACCAACCGGCCCAGGGTGCGCCCCCGCTCAACAGCCGCCCGCTCTCGCAGAACTGGCGCGACTGGTACCGCTACCAGGACTCCGAGCGCTTTGACAAAACCGTGGTGCGCTTCGTCCCGCCCCAACCGAACCGGAACTGGTACGTCGTCGATGCGACCGCAACCGGCCAGTTGGTAGGCCTCACCGACGTTCCCTATCGCCTGGGTATTGATCCGCGCTCCTACCGGGAACCCTCCTCCTCCAGCACTAGCGGTGACCCCTACTGCACGCAAGGGTTTACCTACACCTTTGCCATGCAGGCAACAGCAAAACCGCAATCCCACGATGAGCCGCCTTTCTACCCCCAGCACGCGCCCTACTACAGCTACGAGCTCGAGCGCTTGGCCGACTTCGACCTGGTCTTTACCTACCGCCGCCTTCAGAGCCCCAAATCAGGCCCCGAAACCAGCTTTGGCGGCATTAGCTTCACCGAGCCCACCCCAGGCGATATTTCCATGCAGAACTGGACCTGGGGCAACGATTACCGGCCCGGCACAGCCCAAGACAACCTGATCTACACGCGCGAGCAGCTGCAGGCGCGCGGGCAATTGGCATCCGATGGCTGGATGGGCGGCCTGCGCGTTGAGACCCTGCGCAAGGCCGAGCAACACGCGCTGGGCTTTTTCTATTGGCTGGTGCGCGGCACCACGGATTCGCAGCTGGGCGAAGGGGTCAAACAGCCCCATCCCAACAACCGTTTGCTCCGGGGCTTGGATTCGCCCATGGGGACCCAACACGGCTTGTCCAAATTCCCCTACATCCGCGAGGGGCGCCGCATCATCGGCCGACCCAGCTTGGGCCATCCCAACGGCTTCACCATTTGGGAGACCGATATCTCGCGCCAGGATTACCGAAGCGCGTACTACCGCGAGGCTATTTCCGATGCCACCTACCGCCAGCTCTGGACGGAGCTAGCCGGGCGCGATGCCATTGCGGTCATCCGCGGCAAGCGCTCGATTGAGGCAGTCGAGCGGCGCGATCGCGCCCGGATCTACCCCGACTCGGTCGGCATCGGGCACTACGCGATCGACTTTCACCCTTGCATGGCCAGCAGTCCGCCCGAGCAAGCGCAAAAAGAGCGGGAAGGGACCCGCCAGGGCTCGGGCCAGGCTTACCCGTTTCAAATTCCGCTGCGGGCCACGATCCCGCAGGAGCTCGACAATCTGCTCGTGGCCGGCAAAAGCATTGCCACCAGCCACAGGGCAGCCGCTGCCTACCGGGTCCACTCCATCGAATGGTCGGTGGGGGCTGCGGTCGGGACGGCAGCCGCTTTCGCCCTCGAGAACGGGGTGCGCCCCTACCAGCTGGTGGACGATCTTCCGCAGCCCGAGCCGCAGCTGCAAGCCCTGCGGCGGCGCCTGGAAGCCAACCGCAACCCGGTCTTTTTCCCGGGGACCTCCATTTTCAACCAGGATTGGTCGAAATGGCGCTAG
- a CDS encoding glycerol acyltransferase — MVGVAYRFDCLDWVCLWYPPGWLVLLNRHWQHYHCDHDGWSGLELALFLLPGGFYVAWLLRLGRRAPRCEVSGFEPAYQAAFRDEILAPIAKRYFRFELHGAEQLPQAQRAIAAANHAGMGFPWDLLVLAYALDRTGSGPIRPLAGVPLFEHPWMQWWLPPGWTQALGGVPASGDAFEAAVRQPGMVLYAPEGVRGPAKGWRQRYRLQTFHPAAVRLSDRYQVPIVPVACVGSEGLHPWALNWPRAARALGLPFFPLSGGMLALLLFPSLGVWALPARLRYTVLSPQPPVRCGRCPPHRQRAAAYQRAQQLRARLQAALNELWP, encoded by the coding sequence ATGGTTGGCGTTGCCTATCGCTTCGATTGCCTGGATTGGGTGTGCCTTTGGTACCCGCCAGGCTGGCTGGTGCTGCTCAACCGCCACTGGCAGCACTACCACTGCGATCACGACGGCTGGAGCGGTCTAGAATTGGCGCTGTTTTTGCTGCCGGGCGGGTTCTATGTGGCCTGGCTGCTGCGCTTGGGCCGGCGCGCGCCGCGCTGCGAGGTTAGCGGGTTCGAGCCCGCGTACCAAGCCGCCTTTCGCGACGAGATCCTGGCCCCAATTGCCAAGCGCTACTTTCGCTTCGAGCTGCATGGAGCCGAGCAGCTGCCGCAGGCCCAGCGCGCGATCGCCGCTGCCAATCACGCCGGCATGGGCTTTCCGTGGGACTTGCTCGTGTTGGCCTACGCGCTTGATCGGACTGGCAGCGGGCCGATTCGGCCGCTCGCGGGCGTGCCGCTGTTCGAGCATCCCTGGATGCAATGGTGGCTGCCGCCGGGTTGGACCCAAGCCCTAGGCGGCGTGCCGGCCAGCGGGGATGCCTTTGAGGCGGCAGTGCGCCAGCCGGGCATGGTGCTGTACGCGCCGGAGGGCGTGCGGGGACCGGCCAAGGGCTGGCGGCAGCGCTACCGGCTGCAAACGTTCCATCCAGCCGCCGTGCGGCTCAGCGATCGCTACCAGGTCCCCATCGTGCCGGTTGCCTGCGTTGGGAGCGAGGGGCTGCATCCTTGGGCCCTCAACTGGCCGCGCGCGGCGCGCGCCCTGGGCCTGCCCTTTTTCCCGCTCTCGGGCGGGATGCTGGCACTGCTGCTGTTTCCGTCGCTAGGCGTATGGGCGCTGCCCGCGCGCTTGCGCTACACAGTGCTATCGCCACAGCCGCCCGTACGGTGCGGGCGTTGTCCGCCGCACCGGCAGCGGGCGGCGGCTTACCAGCGTGCCCAACAGCTGCGCGCCCGCCTGCAAGCTGCCCTCAATGAACTGTGGCCCTAG
- a CDS encoding monoamine oxidase has translation MSIEQVLSREPLPSPQPHAERVLVLGAGMAGLAAARQLARWGYRVTLLEARDHVGGRVCTDRSLGVPVDLGANWIHGTQGNPIAALAQRLGVRYRPTRLANGQFYDFDGRPLDGAEVRALRRDLDVLLSLEPQLDARPERDRALADAVDWLSLSPSLTDERWRQRNWVRSTLATFLGASVTELSRGYFNEDDEFPGPNALLSHGYDAIARGLAVGLTVRFNCVARRIVWRDREVCIETETASFSADRAVVTLPLGVLQAGGPAFEPPLPSRKQQAIRRLGMGVLDKVVLRFPFCFWSPEADFLGYLSSQAGDSPLLLSLQPHVGVPILVAFLGGPEARHRECCADRQLVALVMRELRCMFARTVPDPTRVAIARWASDPFALGSYSFVRVGASGQDYTALSAPAGERLFFAGEATHRQYPATVHGAFLSGLRAAEELAGATQGR, from the coding sequence ATGAGCATCGAGCAAGTCCTCTCGCGCGAACCGCTGCCCTCGCCGCAACCGCACGCAGAGCGCGTTTTGGTCCTAGGCGCTGGCATGGCCGGGCTGGCAGCAGCGCGCCAGCTCGCCCGCTGGGGCTACCGCGTCACGCTACTGGAGGCGCGCGATCACGTCGGCGGGCGCGTCTGCACCGATCGCTCGCTGGGCGTCCCCGTCGATTTGGGCGCCAACTGGATCCACGGGACGCAGGGCAATCCCATTGCGGCGCTGGCGCAGCGGTTGGGCGTTCGGTACCGGCCCACGCGCTTGGCCAACGGCCAATTCTATGACTTTGACGGTCGGCCGCTAGATGGGGCCGAAGTGCGCGCGCTGCGCCGGGATCTGGACGTGCTTCTGTCGCTCGAGCCGCAGCTCGATGCCCGGCCCGAGCGCGATCGGGCCCTGGCGGACGCTGTCGATTGGCTGTCGCTGTCGCCGTCACTAACCGACGAACGCTGGCGGCAGCGCAATTGGGTCCGCTCGACGCTGGCAACGTTTCTGGGCGCCAGCGTGACCGAGCTCTCGCGCGGCTATTTCAATGAAGACGACGAGTTCCCCGGGCCAAACGCGCTGCTCTCGCACGGCTACGACGCCATCGCGCGCGGGCTGGCCGTCGGGCTGACGGTCCGGTTCAACTGCGTTGCGCGGCGCATTGTCTGGCGCGATCGCGAGGTTTGCATCGAGACCGAAACGGCTTCGTTTAGCGCCGATCGCGCCGTAGTGACGCTGCCGCTGGGAGTGTTGCAAGCGGGTGGGCCCGCCTTCGAACCGCCGCTGCCATCGCGCAAGCAGCAGGCCATCCGGCGCCTGGGCATGGGCGTGCTGGATAAGGTCGTGCTGCGCTTCCCGTTTTGTTTCTGGTCGCCCGAAGCTGACTTTTTGGGCTACCTATCGTCGCAAGCGGGCGATTCGCCGCTGCTGCTGAGCCTGCAGCCCCACGTTGGCGTCCCCATTTTGGTGGCCTTTTTGGGCGGCCCCGAAGCGCGCCACCGCGAGTGCTGCGCCGACCGGCAGTTGGTAGCGCTGGTCATGCGCGAGCTGCGCTGCATGTTCGCCCGCACCGTGCCCGATCCCACCCGCGTGGCGATCGCGCGCTGGGCCAGCGACCCATTTGCGTTGGGCTCGTATTCGTTCGTTCGCGTGGGCGCTAGCGGCCAGGACTACACGGCGCTGTCCGCTCCCGCCGGCGAGCGGCTGTTTTTTGCCGGGGAGGCCACCCACCGCCAGTACCCGGCCACCGTCCACGGGGCCTTCCTGAGCGGACTGCGAGCAGCTGAGGAACTGGCCGGCGCCACCCAAGGACGCTAG
- a CDS encoding ABC transporter, whose product MAIRDLWVYRGRDCVLEDINLTVPPGDFLGLIGPNGGGKTTLFQVLLGLLSPQQGEVRLLGQAVSTGRRRVGYVPQAVGSHRDFPISVWEVVGMGRLSPHALLRRRSVQDERQIEQALRHLELWQHRHCSIGRLSAGQQQRTYLARALACNPQILLLDEPAASIDSQASTNIYALLQRWSEGITVVMASHDIGVLASYVKTVGCLNRRLIHHGSGPLPHAALEQAYQCPIEAIAHGVPHRVFPQHSADEASS is encoded by the coding sequence ATCGCGATCCGGGACCTGTGGGTGTACCGCGGGCGCGATTGCGTTCTGGAGGACATTAACCTCACCGTGCCGCCGGGCGATTTTTTGGGCCTGATCGGGCCCAACGGCGGCGGCAAAACGACGCTATTCCAGGTCCTGCTGGGATTGCTCTCGCCGCAGCAGGGGGAGGTGCGCCTGTTGGGGCAAGCCGTCTCCACCGGGCGGCGCCGCGTGGGCTACGTCCCGCAAGCCGTCGGCAGCCACCGCGACTTTCCCATTAGCGTCTGGGAGGTCGTGGGCATGGGCCGCTTGAGCCCGCACGCGCTGCTGCGCCGCCGCAGCGTGCAAGACGAGCGCCAAATCGAGCAAGCGCTGCGGCATCTGGAGCTGTGGCAGCACCGCCACTGCTCCATCGGCCGGCTCTCGGCGGGCCAGCAGCAGCGTACCTATCTAGCGCGCGCGCTGGCCTGCAACCCGCAAATTTTGCTGCTGGATGAGCCGGCCGCCAGCATTGACAGCCAAGCCAGCACCAACATTTACGCGCTGCTGCAGCGCTGGAGCGAGGGCATCACGGTGGTGATGGCCTCCCACGACATTGGCGTGCTGGCCAGCTACGTCAAAACCGTGGGCTGCCTGAACCGGCGCCTGATCCACCACGGCAGCGGCCCGCTCCCGCACGCGGCCCTGGAGCAGGCGTACCAGTGTCCCATCGAGGCGATCGCGCACGGCGTGCCCCACCGGGTCTTTCCCCAACATTCAGCCGATGAGGCTAGCTCATGA
- a CDS encoding replication/maintenance protein has translation MPAFAHSPETARPFLTWQRILDWACEHYRERTFGKDERIPTRPGLLYLVQRGAVRLVGVAQTGATPSPQAPAAADEAFLGFVGAGQPFEIVAQSPFSLQAYAHLERTSVIWMYWADLDNWPHFRREVLEAFRYQHQRKLIWLSVLGQRQTTDRLLGFLTLLVEEHGEPTECGYCLPFPLTHAQIGSAIGSTRVTVTRLMGRLRQQGQIVIQGESTICLPALGQAG, from the coding sequence ATGCCCGCGTTTGCCCACTCGCCCGAAACCGCCCGACCGTTTTTGACCTGGCAGCGCATCCTCGACTGGGCTTGCGAACACTACCGGGAACGGACGTTTGGCAAAGACGAGCGCATCCCGACGCGGCCGGGACTGCTGTATTTGGTGCAGCGCGGTGCCGTTCGCCTGGTGGGGGTAGCCCAAACAGGGGCTACTCCCTCGCCGCAGGCACCGGCTGCTGCCGACGAGGCCTTCCTGGGGTTTGTCGGCGCCGGCCAACCCTTTGAGATTGTGGCGCAGTCGCCGTTTTCGCTCCAGGCTTACGCGCATCTGGAGCGCACCTCGGTCATTTGGATGTATTGGGCCGATCTGGACAACTGGCCCCACTTCCGGCGCGAGGTTTTGGAGGCGTTTCGGTACCAACACCAGCGCAAGCTGATCTGGTTGAGCGTGCTGGGCCAGCGGCAAACCACCGATCGCTTGCTGGGCTTTCTGACGCTGCTGGTGGAGGAGCACGGCGAGCCCACCGAATGCGGTTACTGCCTGCCCTTTCCGCTGACCCACGCGCAAATTGGCAGCGCCATCGGCTCAACGCGTGTGACCGTCACGCGCTTGATGGGCAGGCTTCGGCAGCAGGGCCAAATCGTCATCCAGGGTGAGAGCACGATTTGCCTGCCGGCGTTGGGGCAGGCGGGCTAA